A section of the Xiphias gladius isolate SHS-SW01 ecotype Sanya breed wild chromosome 10, ASM1685928v1, whole genome shotgun sequence genome encodes:
- the foxa1 gene encoding hepatocyte nuclear factor 3-alpha — MLGTVKMEGHEAPDWSGYYSEEVYSPMAGGGMGSGLGMGSMSGYMSGSGTTSGSFNMSYGGTGLSPTPVGGMGGPTPAAMSGLGGGVASMGGALSPSSMSSVSAQQASMGLNPYGGMSPTMSPGMAYGGGGLNRARDNKAFRRSYPHAKPPYSYISLITMAIQQAPSKMLTLSEIYQWIMDLFPYYRQNQQRWQNSIRHSLSFNDCFVKVSRSPDKPGKGSYWTLHPDSGNMFENGCYLRRQKRFKCEKKMSAKSDGRKEQGGGGGGGGSSPAGDSIKPPGLLDSSLPSSSQAASPPGLDLRGGVGGASDLKVSGSQLLSPLTLPPHSMAHESQLHIKGDPHYSFNHPFSINNLMSSSEQQHKLDLKAYEALQYSSYSTGGASGLGGRTMEPLEASYYQGVYPRPLLNTS; from the exons ATGCTGGGCACGGTGAAGATGGAAGGGCACGAAGCTCCGGACTGGAGCGGATACTACAGCGAGGAG GTGTACTCTCCAATGGCAGGCGGTGGGATGGGTTCTGGTCTTGGGATGGGCTCCATGTCTGGCTACATGTCAGGCAGCGGGACCACGTCGGGCTCCTTCAACATGTCATATGGCGGGACCGGTCTGAGTCCCACACCAGTGGGGGGGATGGGTGGTCCGACTCCAGCAGCCATGTCGGGTCTGGGCGGGGGCGTGGCCTCAATGGGTGGGGCCCTGAGCCCATCCAGTATGAGCTCGGTGTCGGCCCAGCAGGCCTCCATGGGCCTAAACCCATATGGGGGCATGAGTCCCACCATGAGCCCTGGTATGGCATACGGTGGCGGTGGACTGAACCGAGCCCGTGACAACAAGGCTTTCAGACGGAGCTACCCGCATGCCAAACCGCCCTACTCCTACATCTCGCTAATCACCATGGCGATCCAGCAGGCGCCCAGCAAGATGCTGACTCTGAGCGAGATCTACCAGTGGATCATGGACCTGTTCCCATACTACCGGCAGAACCAGCAGCGCTGGCAGAACTCCATTCGGCACTCGCTGTCCTTCAACGACTGCTTTGTCAAGGTTTCGCGCTCGCCGGACAAACCGGGGAAGGGCTCGTACTGGACCCTGCACCCAGACTCTGGGAACATGTTCGAGAACGGCTGCTACCTGCGTCGCCAGAAGAGGTTCAAGTGTGAGAAGAAGATGTCAGCGAAATCAGACGGGAGGAAGGAGCAGGGGGGAGGAGGCGGGGGAGGAGGATCATCTCCTGCCGGGGACTCCATAAAACCTCCAGGACTCCTGGACTCCTCCCTACCCTCCTCCAGCCAGGCAGCTTCGCCTCCTGGCCTGGACCTGCGGGGAGGTGTTGGCGGGGCATCGGACCTGAAGGTGTCCGGCTCCCAGCTCCTGTCACCCCTGACATTGCCCCCCCACTCCATGGCGCATGAGTCCCAGCTGCACATCAAAGGAGATCCTCACTACTCCTTCAACCATCCATTCTCCATCAACAACTTAATGTCGTcctcagagcagcagcacaaactggACCTGAAGGCCTACGAGGCGCTGCAGTACTCCTCCTACAGCACTGGCGGGGCGTCCGGCCTCGGGGGGAGGACCATGGAGCCTCTGGAGGCCTCCTACTACCAGGGGGTCTATCCCAGACCGCTCCTCAACACCTCGTAG